One Deferribacterota bacterium genomic window carries:
- the dsrJ gene encoding sulfate reduction electron transfer complex DsrMKJOP subunit DsrJ, with translation MHDKKKIIIGIFVFVIIIFIPFWLNINGQNKKAEPKLTEKAKKAEKCILPTNEMRNSHQVLLVDWRDMAIREGKRVYYSDYTNKEYEISLENTCMDCHSNKKDFCDECHNYAGVTGGISPNCWNCHNEPEE, from the coding sequence ATGCATGATAAAAAGAAAATAATAATTGGAATATTTGTTTTTGTTATAATTATATTTATACCTTTTTGGCTTAATATTAATGGCCAAAATAAAAAAGCTGAACCTAAATTAACAGAAAAAGCAAAAAAAGCTGAAAAATGCATTTTACCCACTAATGAAATGAGGAACTCACACCAGGTTTTATTAGTTGATTGGCGTGATATGGCTATTAGGGAAGGTAAGAGAGTCTATTATTCAGACTATACAAATAAAGAATATGAAATCTCCTTAGAGAATACTTGTATGGATTGTCATTCAAATAAAAAGGATTTTTGCGATGAATGCCATAATTATGCAGGTGTTACTGGAGGGATAAGTCCTAATTGTTGGAATTGCCATAATGAGCCAGAGGAGTAG
- a CDS encoding 4Fe-4S dicluster domain-containing protein — translation MDKIDRRIFLKIASLSIFGFFAPGFLEIVKPEDFINSNKQINAKKLTAKRWAMAIDLEIINDDIIKKCINKCHINHNVPDLGDGKHEIKWIWQEKFNVLFNEDVIDKYNISKLYENKSVPVLCNQCDNPPCVRVCPTQATFSREDGIVVMDMHRCIGCRFCMAACPYGSRSFNWTDPRPFIDKVNKDYPTRERGVVEKCDFCMERLDRGKLPICVEESKGSIIFGDIGDKNSKIYKVLSSRLSLRRKVHLGTRPQVYYLV, via the coding sequence ATGGATAAGATAGATAGAAGGATATTTTTAAAGATTGCATCCCTTTCTATTTTTGGTTTTTTTGCCCCTGGTTTTTTAGAGATTGTAAAACCAGAAGATTTTATAAATAGCAATAAACAAATTAATGCTAAAAAACTTACAGCAAAGAGATGGGCAATGGCAATAGATTTAGAGATTATTAATGATGATATAATAAAAAAGTGTATAAATAAGTGTCATATAAATCATAATGTTCCCGATCTAGGTGATGGAAAACACGAAATAAAATGGATTTGGCAGGAAAAATTTAATGTGCTTTTTAATGAAGATGTTATTGATAAATATAATATATCAAAATTATATGAAAATAAAAGTGTTCCAGTTTTGTGTAATCAGTGTGACAATCCACCATGCGTAAGAGTATGCCCTACACAGGCAACATTTAGCAGAGAAGATGGCATTGTTGTTATGGATATGCATAGGTGTATTGGGTGTCGTTTTTGTATGGCTGCTTGTCCTTATGGCTCAAGAAGTTTCAATTGGACAGATCCCAGGCCATTCATTGATAAAGTAAATAAAGATTATCCAACTAGAGAAAGAGGAGTTGTTGAAAAATGTGATTTTTGTATGGAGAGACTAGATAGAGGGAAATTGCCAATATGTGTTGAGGAATCAAAGGGCTCCATTATTTTTGGTGATATTGGTGATAAGAACAGTAAAATATATAAGGTATTATCTAGTCGTTTATCTTTAAGAAGAAAGGTGCATTTAGGAACAAGACCACAAGTATATTACTTAGTGTGA
- the nrfD gene encoding NrfD/PsrC family molybdoenzyme membrane anchor subunit: MFEKALVGSKKYYILIFILLIIISISLAFYIYQLNVGLIITGMGRDVSWGLYISQFTYFVGIAAAALMVVLPCYLHNYKLFARITVLGEFMAVAAVIMCMLFIFVDLGKPDRVLNVLLHPMPNSVMFWDMIVLSVYLLLNIITGWMVLQYEKNEVKPATWVKVLIYIAIPWAPLIHTVTAFLYAGLPGRGYWLTAIMAPRFLASAFCAGPALLILFALIIRKYSKFDPKEEAIQTLAKIATYALIANVFFFFCELFTVIYSQIPEHLEHFKFLIIGLDGNFQYVFLMWFSIMAMILAIILLVIPKCRKNIAVLTITCLLILVGTWIDKGLLLMIGGFVPNPFEKIIIYWPTFPEIIITVGVWAFGALILVLLYKIAISVRREIEF, encoded by the coding sequence ATGTTTGAAAAAGCATTAGTTGGAAGTAAAAAATATTATATATTAATTTTTATATTGCTAATAATTATTTCAATTTCACTAGCATTCTATATATATCAATTGAATGTGGGATTAATTATAACTGGTATGGGCAGGGATGTTTCTTGGGGCTTGTATATATCACAATTTACATATTTTGTGGGTATTGCAGCTGCAGCATTAATGGTTGTATTGCCCTGTTATTTACATAATTATAAGTTATTTGCAAGGATAACTGTATTAGGTGAATTTATGGCTGTAGCAGCTGTTATAATGTGCATGCTGTTTATCTTTGTCGATTTGGGGAAGCCTGACAGGGTTTTAAATGTTTTGCTACATCCAATGCCTAATTCAGTTATGTTTTGGGATATGATTGTTTTAAGTGTTTATCTGTTGTTAAATATTATTACTGGCTGGATGGTTTTACAATATGAAAAAAATGAGGTTAAACCGGCAACATGGGTGAAGGTGTTAATATATATAGCAATACCATGGGCACCTTTAATTCATACTGTAACGGCTTTTTTATATGCTGGATTACCAGGGAGAGGGTATTGGTTAACAGCTATAATGGCTCCAAGATTTCTTGCTTCTGCTTTTTGTGCAGGTCCTGCTTTACTCATCTTATTTGCATTAATTATAAGAAAATATAGCAAATTTGACCCTAAAGAAGAAGCTATTCAAACGCTTGCAAAAATTGCAACATATGCCTTAATAGCAAACGTATTTTTCTTTTTCTGTGAACTTTTTACTGTTATTTATAGCCAAATACCTGAACATTTAGAGCATTTCAAATTTTTAATAATAGGTTTAGATGGTAATTTTCAGTATGTATTTTTGATGTGGTTTTCAATAATGGCAATGATATTGGCCATTATTTTATTAGTTATACCAAAGTGTAGGAAAAATATTGCTGTTTTAACAATTACTTGTCTTCTTATCTTAGTTGGGACATGGATTGATAAAGGGTTGCTATTAATGATTGGTGGATTTGTTCCAAATCCTTTTGAAAAAATTATTATTTATTGGCCAACGTTTCCAGAGATTATAATAACAGTTGGTGTATGGGCTTTTGGCGCTTTAATATTAGTTTTACTATATAAGATTGCTATTTCTGTGAGGCGTGAAATTGAATTTTAG